One window of the Rhipicephalus sanguineus isolate Rsan-2018 chromosome 4, BIME_Rsan_1.4, whole genome shotgun sequence genome contains the following:
- the LOC119390842 gene encoding fibrous sheath CABYR-binding protein, whose amino-acid sequence MIVNARILCLSAVMVCMAVQVMAVPLGVASPGFAVPKCPEATNYGFLIFARLRNPCKYLCQGYPIRFEAEDNGTPCSTKKVFNGECLNGKCIAVLPPPPPPPAPAPAPEPAPAPAPAPEPAPAPAPEPAPAPAPEPEPAAAPEAAAEEPAAAEESAPAPVEEQPAAEPAAPAQEADQAAEAGAPEQAAEEPAAQEPAEDAAAEEATADEPAAEEPVAEAAAAEEAAAEEPAAEETAAEQDAAEVADAEEPAEEEQAAENAAEEPAQENDQEAVEEAAADAAEQAAEDAAEQDEQQPAEETAEAEQPSEAADQAEEAGPEVAADDAAEEGTEDDAGEAEA is encoded by the exons ATGATCGTGAACGCAAGAATCCTGTGTCTCAGCGCCGTCATGGTCTGCATGGCGGTGCAAGTTATGG CCGTTCCTTTGGGCGTGGCTTCACCAGGCTTCGCTGTTCCCAAGTGCCCGGAGGCTACCAACTACGGCTTT CTTATCTTTGCACGACTAAGAAACCCGTGCAAGTACTTGTGCCAAGGATATCCCATTCGCTTTGAAGCTGAAGACAATGGAACACCATGCTCG ACGAAAAAGGTATTCAATGGCGAATGCCTGAACGGCAAGTGCATCGCAGTGCTgccaccacccccaccaccacctgCCCCTGCGCCCGCGCCTGAGCCAGCGCCTGCTCCAGCGCCTGCACCTGAGCCCGCTCCAGCTCCCGCGCCAGAACCGGCACCTGCTCCCGCACCCGAGCCTGAACCTGCCGCAGCACCTGAAGCAGCCGCGGAAGAACCTGCAGCAGCTGAAGAATCTGCTCCTGCACCTGTCGAAGAGCAGCCCGCCGCCGAACCCGCTGCCCCAGCGCAAGAGGCCGACCAAGCGGCTGAGGCAGGAGCACCTGAACAAGCAGCTGAAGAGCCCGCCGCCCAAGAGCCTGCTGAGGACGCCGCCGCGGAAGAGGCCACCGCTGACGAGCCCGCCGCCGAAGAGCCTGTCGCTGAAGCCGCCGCTGCCGAAGAGGCAGCCGCCGAAGAGCCTGCTGCTGAAGAAACCGCCGCTGAACAGGATGCCGCTGAAGTAGCCGATGCAGAAGAGCCCGCGGAAGAGGAGCAAGCCGCTGAAAACGCTGCTGAGGAGCCTGCGCAGGAGAATGATCAGGAAGCTGTTGAAGAAGCTGCTGCAGATGCTGCTGAACAGGCTGCTGAAGACGCTGCTGAACAAGATGAGCAGCAGCCAGCTGAAGAAACGGCGGAGGCCGAACAGCCCTCCGAGGCTGCTGACCAGGCAGAAGAGGCTGGTCCTGAGGTAGCTGCCGATGACGCAGCGGAAGAAGGAACTGAGGATGACGCCGGCGAGGCTGAAGCGTAA
- the LOC119389072 gene encoding uncharacterized protein LOC119389072, with translation MRNMVTLRLKMLMAFLSVLVGVVAQDNGLPAEPTVAGTVEKCEPATDYKFFIWRRIYQPCQYLCAGPFIAFENEDDGTACSTLLVPDGECLNGRCVDAIKTPEATDVPSTTTALVKDPSTTSESLGAEFQTAESISRDDAHVEDETEATEFTATESTPSGKRDEYENAAAEQAEVDEDNSAAP, from the exons ATGCGCAACATGGTGACATTGCGGTTGAAAATGCTGATGGCCTTTCTGAGTGTTCTTGTAGGCGTCGTGGCCCAGGACAACG GTCTGCCGGCTGAACCAACAGTCGCAGGAACTGTGGAAAAGTGCGAACCAGCTACGGATTACAAATTT ttcATCTGGAGACGAATTTACCAGCCATGCCAGTACCTCTGCGCTGGACCATTCATAGCTTTCGAGAACGAAGATGACGGGACAGCGTGCTCG ACCCTGTTGGTGCCCGATGGAGAGTGCCTAAATGGTAGATGCGTCGATGCAATCAAAACACCTGAAGCGACGGACGTGCCTTCTACAACAACGGCTTTGGTGAAGGATCCATCGACCACTTCAGAGAGCCTTGGCGCAGAATTTCAAACAGCTGAGAGTATTAGTCGAGATGACGCCCACGTTGAAGACGAAACAGAAGCAACGGAATTTACGGCAACAGAATCCACACCGAGTGGCAAAAGAGATGAATACGAAAATGCGGCTGCAGAACAAGCCGAAGTTGACGAAGATAATTCGGCAGCGCCTTAA